Genomic window (Tamandua tetradactyla isolate mTamTet1 chromosome 3, mTamTet1.pri, whole genome shotgun sequence):
tATTAAGGGTCTTCTTTAACAGTGGTTCCCCAGTATTTCCTAGCTGAAACAGGGTCAGGTACCTGTGCAGGGTGTGTAGGTCAGATCCAAAAGGCCTGGGAGAGGGAGGAAAGACTccaaaaaaagttttcttttttttttccctttcccatCCTAAGCTGCACcttctggcctgcccagcagataaTGCTCTTTGGCTACCTAGTCCCCTCAGCCCTAAAAAGTAAGACTATTAATGCACTTTGCCAGGTCTGCCTCTGACATGATAGAAACAGTGGTGCCAGTAGCATTTGACCAGGAGGGGCTAGGTCTGTGGGATCCTGTGATCTCACTTTGCTGACCAGTATCTGAGGTTACACAGCACTATGGTGTCATTATTTCTACCCATCTCAGAACCAGAGTGGACAGACGACTAAACATTAACTTACCTTTCTTAGGGCTATGAGGAATAGGTTGCTGAAGAAACCTGGGAGAAGGCCTTCTTGGGAAGTTGCTTTCCTCACAGCCCTTTGGAAGTGGTCTAGACCTCCTGCATGGGACCCTagtcctgttttggctgggaaatactgatgatACAAGTACCAAAGACCTTTAACATGAACTCAGTCAACAACATCTTAGACAAGAgaaggaaaccaactttcaaaatgaCCTTACCAGGATAATCCTATGCTCAGATAACAGAAAAAGTTATGAAACATACTAACAACCAGCCAAGCCAAATACTCAAATAAAAATgacagaggagatacagaatttggaacaactaatcaaagatgttcaaacaaaggGTGtaacagatggttcagtggtagaatgaccaccttccctgtgggagacctgggttcgatttccagatcatgcacccctgtcccccccaaaaagatattcaaacaaatctcctaaataatttcaataaggtggctaaagaaataaagcatattaagaagatactaggagagcataaagaagaatttgagaaaacagagaaataacaAACTTACAAAAATGATATCTGTAATGAAATTAAAAGTTATAGTGGACACATatgcagcagatttgaagaggtaaaaAAAAGATCAGTGAGGTGGAAGACAGAGCAACCGAATGTGAACAGAcgaaagaacagatggagaaaaatggaaagatttcaGCAAGGTCTCAGAcaaatgattgacaacatgaagtacacaaatatatgcattacaggtgtctcagaaggagaagaaaagggctaggaagaatatttgagggaataatgactgaaaatttcccaaatcttataaaagacaaatatgcaaatccaagaagcccaatgtacttcaaacagaataaatccaaatagaccatCTAAGACGCACCAAATAGACCCTCTGAGACACATACGTTCAGGCTGTCaaattacaaagagaaagaatcctGCAAGCAACAAGAGAAAGGCGAGTCACCATATTCAGGGGATGCCACATAAAGTTAAGCGCTGATTTCTCATCGGACATCTTGGTAGTGAGAAGATAATGGTTTGAagaattgccagccaagaattctttatccagcaatgatgaccttcaaaaatgaggacaggcttaaaatattcacaaacagaagctgagagtttGCTAATAAGATACTGGCccagcaagaaatactaaagggagttctgctggatgcaaagaggaaaaaaaaataaagacaggagagagaaactTGGGGAAGATATAATGAAGATTATCTGTATGGGTAActgaaaggattaaaagaaaaaatagatctgacaaaagaACCAAAGGATAAATTGTTGAtatactacctttacagtaataacgtCGAATGCTAATGAATTAAACattccagtcaaaagacatagattggaagaatggatataAAGTATGAtcaatctatatgctgtttacaagagaatcATTTCAGACCCAAAattacaaataggttgaaaatgaaaggctggaaaaagattcCACACCAGTAGCAAGCAAAGAAAAGCTGATATAGTTATTAATAttagagaaaatagactttaaatgcaaaaatgttatgaaacAAAGACAATATGTTAAAGAGCAGTATACcaagaagtaacaatcataaatatctatgtagCTAATCAagggtgccccaaagtacatgaggcaaacactgggcaaaactgaagggagtagtAGATGTCTCTCATTATTAAGAATTCAACACACCAGTCTCTTCAATAGACAGAGCATCTAAACACaccattctcttcaataaatagaatGTCTAAACAGAGAGTCGGTATGAAAATAGATAAACTaattaatatgataaattaactagacctaacagatatataaagaacatttcaTCCCAAATATatcatacattcttctcaagtgcacatagaacattctccaggatagaccacgtGCTGGgttacaaaacaggtcttaataaactTAGAAGGATTCAAAGTATacaaaaaggggatttattaagttataagtttgcagttctaaacctataaaaagtatccaaactaagacatccagggaaagataccttaattcaaggaagaccgATGGGTCAGCCTCTGCTCCTACAGGGGTGTGGAGGGtgtcccttggctctctccaggttctggcttaacatctcatgctACACACGCTGGGctctgagcatctccaaacatctgtgtctctgttcatTGGAACAGCTGTTCTCCACGAAGCTACATCTGCTCTGTCCTTTCaatccaaaatgttccctcttttaaagtactccagtaaactaattaaggcccacctggaatgggtagcgtcacatctctaatcaaaaggccacacccacaatgggcatgccacgtctccatggagataatctaatcaaaaatttccacACAGAGTGTTGAgtcagaattaaaatatgaattttggagGGTGCATAATAGGTTTAAACCGGCACAGCATAGAATATAGAGTAtatgttatcaggagatagaatgagcctagagaagggggagcagcTGCTTAAGATGtgtagaatttttaactaggttgaattaaaataaatggaaatggatagaggtggcatTAGCACATTATTTTAAGcacaattaacagtgctgaatgtgAGTACatgtggttgaaaagggaagtttagagtcatatagGTCACCAGAGTTAAACATGGGACTCTATAACTCAGTAAATTTTGTGGTGAacgatgactgtgattaacaggacaaatataaaaagtttactaagtagaataaatgtacaaaactaTTACAAGGAGATAATATTAGGGTGGTTAGTAtgtgggggaaaatgtacctattgcaaactatggattatagttaacagtaataactTAATTTACTTTCATCAGCAGTAGCAAATGTAGCaccaatgctagggatcaatgatggGGTGtggaatgggatgttttgggcttgcttttttttttttttttttttttgcccttgagtagtgaaaatgttctaaagtggattgtggtgataaatgctcaactatgtgatgatgctgtgagtcactgattgtatgctttggatggattatatatggtgtatgaatatgtCTCAacgaaattgcattaaaaaaggaaaaaaaagtcttgctCTCTAGAAAATACCTAAGCTAAGGAAATTATATTACTTCTAAATTGTAAAATGCGGATACTTCCCTTTAAGGAAAAGTATCTATTTGAAATTGAGGATTTAAAATCAGAACCAGAAAAATCTTGAAGTAGGTGGACACATATCCTTTCGTTCTTGCTTTTATAATGCTGATTTTCCATGAAAGTAGAGGAATTACCAGAGaattaggctgagtgaaataaacccaAATTCAAAAAgacaattccatttatatcacATTCATGAAATGACAGAATTAAAGATGTGGAGAGCAGATTAGTGAGTGCAGATTAAGGGTTAAAGTGGTGGTGGGGATAGAAGGGAAGTGGGTGTGGCTGTCAAAGGACAATACAAGAGACCTTCACAGGGACGGACATGTTCTGTATCTGAACTACATTCATGTCAATGTCTTGGTGTGAtgtactatagttttgcaagatgttaccattAGAGGAAAACTAGGTAACGGGTACATGGAATCTTTCTGTAATATTTCTTACAAATGCATGTTAAGTTGACAATTATCTgaaaatagtttttttgtttgttttttttttaaaaaccagccAAGCAAACAAAACTCAGTCTTGGTCTAGAAGGAAAGCCAAACATACAAAATAAGGGAGCTAAGAAGTGCTGTGAAAACCTGGAACAAAGAAAAGATTAATACCAATCTGGTGGGGAGGAAAAATCAAAGGTTTCCTAGACAAGCTGAGGATGCACAAACATTTCTGCTATAAAGAATGGTCAAAAGTTCAATGTATTGGTTTCAAGTTAATTAGTAGGCAATGATGAGGTAGTTTGAGGACTAGATCAAGGAGAGAGCCCTAGGGAATAGGTACTGAGTTTCCAACACCAAGTCCTGAATTATAAATGTCATTGCTGATTGTAGAAGAGAAGCACAATGACCCAATTTATAGCTTTAGTTGCTTGTAGGAAGCATAGGCTCACCTCTTTAGCCACTCTGGTGAGCCAGATAAGCCTAGCAGTGCAGCACTCAGGGCTTGCTGGCACTGAGGTGTCATTGGTGCTTTATAGGCACTGCATTTCATGATCACACTTTTATTTCAGTAAGATCTGTGGTGGCTGTCTGGCACCTACATTAGAAAGAATAGAGATCAGAGGCAGGAAGATAGGAAATGATCAGAGTCTGAGTTGAGAGCTGTCAGGACAATGGAACAGAAAAGAGTAGATGGGTACGGGAGACATTTCAGGAAACttggaaattcttcttttttagggagAAAAGATTCCAAAGTTTCTAGTCCAGGGTACCAGGATTATGGATGCCATAAACAGAGAAGAAcagaagaagataaaataagCAGGTGTGAAGGCACAGAGGTGATGGGTCTGGTTTGAGGCATATTAGGTGGGAGGAGGTGCTAGAGGCGATGGTCAGGAGATAGTAGGAAATTTTGTTCTGTAGCTCAAGGGAGACTCAGACATGGATGTGCCACAGGTGGTTTGGATGAGGTCACCTGAGGGAGTATAAAGAGTGTAAAGAGGTTCAGAGACAGAATGTAGGAAAATCTCAACACTCAAGGCAGGAAGGTGTCAGAAGAGAAGCAGCCAGAGGGGCAGAAGAAAAATTAGAGGAACACAAGACGTGGAAGCCAAGGATGGGAAAATCTCACCAGGAGGTTATAAGTAGTAGAGTCCAGTGCTACAAAGAGATCTGGTGAGGTCAGGAAGAAAGGCATCGAATTGGACATTTAGGTGAACAGTCATTAAAGAGGAGGATCTTGAGGTGGAACAGTGGGCTCTGAAGGGCTGAGTGTGCACTAAGGCACAGAGGCAGGAGAGGGCAAGCAGATGTCACTAGCCGCTTTTTCAATATGATTCATAGTAGTTATTAATCTTATTTCTCCCTATTAATTTTCTCACACCTGGTGAATTGTTCTGCAGCATCATTTTAATCATTGCATCTGTTTGTAAGGAAACCCAAACTAGCAGCACCACAGAGCATAACCAAGTGATAAGAAAAGCTTTTACCCAGAGAGTTGGTCAGTCTTAGTATATAAATTTAATTCAAATCATTCATGTAGCTTCTGTTGAAATACACTTGCTTGTATTGAGTACTGGTAGGCAAAATGTTAACTTTgaacctctttttaaaatttcagagcaAGGTAATGGAATGTATGTTTgtataaatttcattaaaaaaatgtattttgggtTTTTCAGTAGTTGACTAAACTCCGTTTCCCAGTTCTGCTTTTAGTTGAATGATTGTGAGTCTCAGAGTAAAAGACTTCTGTTTCACAACCTCTGGGAATACCATGCCGTTGCAAAATATGAGATTTGAGAGGCCGAAATTCaaacctatcttttttttttttttttttttttttaagagggaggaagggaaggaaagacagagagaaggaaggaaggaaggaagaaagggaaacatctttaaacattttcttgttttattgtattttgtttgtttgtttgttttttacatgggctggggccgggaatcgaaccgaggtcctccggcatggcaggcaagcactttgcccgctgagccaccgcggcccgcccgagccaccgcggcccgcccgagccACCGCCGCCCGCCCTCAAACCTATCTTATATCTTTTAGATAAAAGTCTTTGAAATTCTTTTAGTATGAAGTTATCAGCAGGCTTGATTCTCACATAACCTCATTACTAACCAAAGGATTACTCGGAATGCAGGGAGTGCAACACTCTGTAGCGGAAACTTGGTTTTTATCAATACCACAGTCTAAAGATAAGCTGTATGTGGTCCATGGGAAATTGTTGCCTGTGCTGCCCCCCTCTTGGGGATCACAATATGTATTTAAGGCTTATATAAGTTGTGTGTGATAGAAACCTGTTTAACTTTATTTGGGCATTTCCAAAACTTACATAGAAGACTTGTTAAACCCAGGAACTTTTTCTGCATTAACATTTCATAACCTCTAACGGGGTTTTGTAAGATCAGTGGAATGGAGAGTTTTTAGGGATTGATGCTTCAGAAATGAGGTCTCTACTGCTGGAAGTGATGAGAGCGTTCTTAGTATATCTTTGTTATATGAGTTGGACtttgggaaataaagaaaaaaattattatgcaGTCTCACCACTAATCCCCACTAACCCCTCCAAGAAAGGTAAAGATTGGCTTCTTAGATAGCAAAGTTTGGCATATTTTCCTGAAGAGAGATTTCCATCAGTTGTTGCCTCTACTTTCATTCAATGAAATAAGCTCCCCAGTAATAAATTATTAAGAGGTTTCTACTGCCTCTATGGGCagaaaaataagataattcaCTACTTGGAGGGCAAATCGAATTTCTAAAACTCAAACTATACAGTGATTTACTTATTCGATAAGCATATGATCTTATCTACTCAGGTTTATATTCGGGGCAATAAAACCACTGGCAGCTGCTCCTAGTTACATGAAGAAGAGTCAAGAGATAAGAACATTCctgcttttattgctttcttaaaCATGTGATGCTGGGACAGGAGAAGGTACACCTATCATGGCCAGAAATGTCCACTGAGTCTAATTACCAAAGAAGTAAACTAGTCCTCTTTGGAAGATGTGTTCAGTCTCTTGGGCCACACTGGCTTCCGTTTGTCAAAACCTGCCAAgggctttaaaaaacaaaaaacaatcactctaatattaaaatatgttagGGCTTTGGGAGAATCAATGccaggtacaaaaaaaaaaaaaaaaaactttaacttTTCTCCTGAGTTCATGGGGTGACCTTATTTATCCCACTCCAGTGGAGCCCCGTGAGATCCTAAAAACAGGAGTGACTATCATGTCCAGAGTCCAAGTGACAAAATCCTGCTTGGGGTGCAGGCTGGGAGTAGCATCCTCAGGAGGGCAGCACCCTGACTTCTGCCCATGCCCACCCACCACTAGTGGAACCAGTAGGAAAGCTGCTGCCCTTAGCAAGACTTTCTCCAAGGCTACTTGGTGTTCCTGCCAAATGGGGATGTCTGAGAAGTTTGTTAAAACCCCTGAATTTTCATAACTCTCAAGATGTGGCAGTGTGGCTCATATTAGCTCATTCTCAGGGCCTAAAATTCTTAAGGTTTCTTCTTTGGACATTCATATCCAAGTTAAAAGCTGCCAAAGTCATGACAGAACCTTGGTGGGAGAAATTTTTATTGCCTAATAAATAATATCTTAGGAGGTTATAATTCCATATTCGCTACTAAATATCCAAAACATAAAACATGCAGAGTTGGATCCAAGATAAGGTTGAAAAACAGCTCAGTGACATTTCTTAGGAAttattcatttcctcttttaatgtaAAGGTAAAGCAGGAGCATTCTCCTAAATTCCAGGCTTAGGAAGCTGAACGCTGCCTGGAGACCTTAAAGAATTATACTGGCCAAGTTGTTTTTCTtgagtttttaaattacaaataataacaataataaacttCATGGAATTTTGGAAGAAATCTCAAGTTTTCAGATTTCTGAAACTTGGTGAAACTTCTAGAAATTCATGCAGCCTTCATCAGCCATCAAACAAGAAAGACTGGAATCAGGGTAGGAAGAAAAGACACTCCTCAGTTTTAGAAAACCCTCATTTTTAGTTtaagtgtcttctgtaatgaattTCTAGGATTCAGCTGGGCTCACTGgcaagttttgttgttttttttataaatgtctcCAAATAAGATGAATCCATTTTCAATTGTTCCACCCTTGCTTAGAAATAGCTGTTTCCCCAAAACACCAACACACGTTTGTATACCTGCCTCTGCCACAGCCTTTCATCTCCCTAAGAGTCATGGCGTAACTTTCTTTTAACCCTGTGCTCTCTCTTGGGAAACTGGATTCTCACATCCTAAATCATCCCTTCCAGCCCTTTATCCCCCCCAAAAGATGTCAGTACGGTGGCAAAATGTGTTAAAAGGCAAAGAGTAAGCCACTGTTTCTTCCTTGAAGGCAATCCTCCTTCTATTGCAAAGAGGAAGACTCTCTCAAAGGAGAGCTTTGGAATTGGACTTAGCCTCAATGCATTGTCTATCTGCTGTGTTGGTAGATcccttcagggtctgtggtgtTGACATGCCTGTTTTCCTTTTAGGCAGGTGGGGTTAACCTTTCCCATCTCAAATCAAAACATTTGCTCTGTTGACAGAGACCAGATACTGCTATACTCAGCACACAATGGAAGTCACGGGAAACAGCATCTCTGTCACCAAACGCTGCGTGCCGCTGGAGGAGTGCCTATCCACTGGCTGCAGAGACTCGGAGCATGAAGGGCACAAGGTCTGGGAAACTAAACCAGTGTCAGGTCCAGCACAGATGGCCTCCCTCCACCTCAGACATCAGTGTTCCTGAGCCAATTCTTATGCCCCTGTGCAGGCTGGCTTTTGGTGTCTCTGTACCATTATAAAAGatacttcctttcctttttgctcTAAAAGAATAGAATATTATACTAGGGCAATAGGACAACTGGTATAAATTGTGTAAACATCCAAGAGAGTATTGCAAATTATTGTAAGCCCTTTCTTCACTCGGAATAAAGTATTAAAGCTACCAGAAGAAAGAGGAATAAATCACCAGTTGTGTTCATCATGGTAAAGCACTGCAGATGTACCGAGAGGATAGCCAAGGCAATTCAGCTTTGCTAACTTCCTGTAAAGTGATAGGAGGGGGTGGTGAGTCTTCATTGGGGAAGGTATCTGTTGGCTTTTGGATCATGTGAGTAGGTGACAATAGAACCATCTCCTTGTGAGTTTGCTCCCCTCAAACTTCATCTGGTGCCTGTATGCAGAAACATCCAGTTAAAACTGAACTTTgagggtgtccttgaaggagaaTCTAAGATCAAAGACAGCCCGACTTGCGGTTGGAGGTGGGAATGCAGCTGATGGCCTTGCTGGTGGTGCAGGACTAGCTGTATGTATGATCTCGTAGGAGGCCTTGGTCTTTATTTAGAGTCTTCCCACCTCTCTCCCAGGCTATTTTCTGGGGCAACTTCTATTCTTCACACCTTGGATTTATATTATCAGTAGGGGTCTCTCTACCTGAAGAGGACAGAAGCCTAATTTTAAATCAACCTCTCAAATACActaagaattaaaatttaaaatatgtttacttGATCCTGGTTTGAGATATGAAAGGTAAAACCAAGAACTTTATCTAACACCCCCACACACATGCCCCTCCTGGGCATATCCACTGGCAAGCCGGGCTTGGCTCTCAGGCATTACTGTAGCTACTTTACCGCAAAGGACATTTAGAATCACAGAAGTTATGTCATGTGCTCAGGCCACACAGCTAGACAGAATTCGAACTCACTTCTGACTTCCAATCTCTCAACATTATGTTTTCTTCCTAGCCCATGACAACTGTGACCAGATGTAAGTCTCTGCAGGATGGTGACTGTATGGGATATGAACCATCATAGGGCTTCTCAAAACTAACTGTACATATCAATCATCCTGGCTCCTGTTGAAGTGCTGGTTCTAATTCATTAGGTCTGGTGAGGGGCATAacattctgcatttctaacaagctcctgtGAAGCCGAAGCTGCTGGTctatagaccacattttgagtAGCTGGGGCTTAAAATAATTTCCGTCAATAACCCTtgggtttattttttcttatgatcTATGAATTAAACAGTATAAAGCAGGAATAACTGCATAAATGTAAACTCTTTAAACTTGGTTTTGAGAATGGAGATAAGTATGCACACAGTTCTAAGGAAAGTAAATATTCAAGTTTAGATGATCTGAGTTGTCACTTCACTTTCCCTGTGAAAAGTTGGCAAGTAAAAGTTTACCCTCTTAACAGCTTCCTCAAGTAGTCAGAAAGAGCCTCTTTGAAAATGTAGGCCAAGTATTAAAATCCCCTTTTCGCAGATAGAGTTGCTGAGCCCTAGGAAGATTGTGAAGTTATAAAAACCACACAGCGGTGcttgaaaaacagaacccagatcTTGAAAGTTAGTCCTGGGAGTTTTCATTTTGACCATATTGCTTCCATTTGAAGTCTCATCCCACTCTTCTAAATGCAGACTGGCGTCTCCTTGGTAGAATAggtaattttcatttgtcttgccATGAGAGAGACATTTCCTTCAAAAACTCCCACTTCCTAAGGACTGCTGACTTTTCGTCacccatctttctctttctttcttttttccaggtCTGCACTTCCTGTTGTGAAGGCAATATCTGTAACTTGCCAATCCCCCGAAATGAAACGGATGCCACATTTGTTACAACGTCACCTATAAATCAGACAAACGGGAATCCGCACTGCATGTCAGTGATTGTGTCCTGCTTGTGGGTGTGGTGGGGACTCACTTTATAGCATCTTGAGGGCCTCGTCTACAGTAGCAATCCATGGGAATCAATCACAGTGGTCCACGGTCACGCATGAGTCCCTGGCCTGACAGTAGTCACATGTTCGAGACACAGCTCACGAAAACCGTCTTGGCCGGGCATCGTCACATACCATTAGGAACACGCATTGTGTCAATGTGGTCATTTCAAGTCTAGCCAGTACTCCATAGATGCCAACCTGCCCCCAATACAGACCCTGAATTGTATGCCACAAACCTTTGTTTTTGCTCCAAGAAatagttatatatttaagatctggGGTTCTTAATTTGAAATGCATTCATGAGTTTCAGGTGGTCCAGCAACCCGCCTGAGATGTTAGGCGATATGTTATATGGATATGCATAAGTATGTGTTTTACAGGAGGAAAGTAAAAAGCCACTGGTTTAAATACACTCATAAATTCACTTATAGCTTTAGAATGTTAAAACTTCTACTTCAAGATGGATGGACTATTTCCTTGGAGATTCTCACTAGGAAGGTATGAAGCaatttctccaaaattcttctcCTAATGGTAGGATTCACATTTCCTCTCTTTGTGAGGGAAATAAAAAGGTAATCATAGAAGCATGAAGTGTGGGTAGGAGTACCAGAGAAGGATGTTCTCTCACTATAATGGAATCAACATCTACAGAGTGGCTAGGTTTATCCCTTCATACAATTGGTGAGATTTGCCTTGATTTGGCATCGAATTAAGCTCCCCGAGAAGCTGGATTCTACCTGGTACAATGGGACTAGCACTGGTCCAAAGAGTCCCAAATCAGGATACGGTATTTTTTCTCGAGGTAGGATTCTCTTAAGCATAGCTAATCTACCAGAGATGATTTCTGGTAT
Coding sequences:
- the LYPD6 gene encoding ly6/PLAUR domain-containing protein 6, encoding MEPGPALAWLLLLSLLADCLKAAQSRDFTVKDIIYLHPSTTPYPGGFKCFTCEKAVDNYECNRWAPDIYCPRETRYCYTQHTMEVTGNSISVTKRCVPLEECLSTGCRDSEHEGHKVCTSCCEGNICNLPIPRNETDATFVTTSPINQTNGNPHCMSVIVSCLWVWWGLTL